A section of the Candidatus Moraniibacteriota bacterium genome encodes:
- a CDS encoding MBL fold metallo-hydrolase: protein MAHQVDYIPVGVGKKGGDAIAIRYGDFSSPQTQHVIVIDGGTRESGKALVEHVKTHYGTLFVDAVIASHLHNDHISGLSEVLEGLTVGKLIVHCPWDYTKTIQKMTNTTVTQEGLKKYLEKSLGTLSTLTDLASEKGIPIVQPFAGEEIHDGLYVLGPTKEYYQLLLANFGVTPEVKEEHKIEQFIGAVKEAVSWVAEALHIETLSDDYPDTCPENNSCLVLLLVVDGKRFLFTGDAGKEGLGRAIDFAEERGVSLNKIDFLDVPHHGSKRNLGPTLLNRLMPLPAFISCPLQGDPKHPSRKVVNALIRRGCSLGSTRKGVAICHPSEDAPQRPGWGPLTPEVFFNEVEV from the coding sequence ATGGCACACCAAGTAGATTACATTCCCGTAGGGGTTGGAAAAAAAGGAGGAGACGCGATTGCAATTCGGTACGGAGACTTTAGCTCTCCACAAACACAACACGTCATCGTCATAGATGGCGGAACCAGAGAGTCAGGCAAGGCGCTTGTTGAACATGTCAAAACGCATTACGGTACACTCTTCGTAGATGCCGTTATTGCTTCGCATCTCCACAATGACCATATATCTGGCTTGTCTGAAGTTCTTGAGGGCCTAACCGTTGGCAAGTTAATCGTCCATTGTCCTTGGGACTACACAAAGACTATTCAGAAGATGACGAACACAACAGTAACGCAGGAGGGGCTGAAAAAATATCTCGAGAAATCACTTGGGACACTCTCCACTCTTACCGATCTTGCCAGCGAGAAAGGAATACCGATTGTTCAGCCGTTTGCGGGCGAGGAAATACATGACGGTCTGTATGTTCTTGGTCCTACCAAAGAGTATTATCAACTCCTACTCGCCAACTTTGGTGTAACGCCAGAGGTAAAAGAAGAGCACAAAATAGAGCAATTCATCGGAGCCGTGAAAGAGGCGGTTAGCTGGGTCGCCGAGGCGCTCCACATCGAAACCCTGTCGGATGATTATCCCGATACATGTCCTGAGAATAACTCCTGCCTCGTACTTCTGCTCGTAGTAGATGGGAAACGCTTCTTGTTCACTGGTGATGCGGGTAAAGAAGGACTTGGACGAGCCATTGACTTCGCTGAAGAAAGAGGTGTCTCGTTGAACAAAATCGACTTCTTAGATGTACCGCATCATGGCAGCAAGCGTAATCTTGGGCCAACTTTATTGAATCGGCTTATGCCGCTTCCCGCATTCATTTCATGCCCGTTACAAGGTGACCCAAAGCACCCTTCGCGTAAGGTGGTGAACGCGCTCATACGACGAGGTTGTAGTCTGGGCTCTACTCGAAAAGGAGTGGCGATCTGTCATCCGAGCGAAGACGCACCTCAGCGTCCTGGATGGGGACCTCTCACTCCAGAAGTGTTCTTTAATGAAGTGGAAGTATAA